A single window of Aquarana catesbeiana isolate 2022-GZ linkage group LG10, ASM4218655v1, whole genome shotgun sequence DNA harbors:
- the LOC141110561 gene encoding uncharacterized protein has product MSKPDVLSIMENVDEPFGQENNQARASRVEISECWPSGRTEEPRSFAPLVGKIPEEQSTSQNKQTTLIVNEIDNQDNHWREKTVHPIISHEPVCQTDSGSVEYSFPAEQSTPTSLPLMEKAGSREEDIVEQAAQGAKITGTGEDASAPLVLHGVSSMPSSFSKPEKGDAVASRPHGWSNIGHQSKTMETGRRKENEPAEQPNQRFWGLFQCSFCNFVFQDLSELLQHQETHNQEKFQGIGNEVSRPDSQQQQPVLEWRRYRCIVCDKTFCKQSSLVTHLRIHTGEKPFSCHVCRRKFNQRTSLTVHLRTHTGEAPFPCNRCNRSFRQQSNLTHHMKSHQRTEDVDGAEWSEENTAPGIPFMYLISEADDSNSEVWGSKVPFIKNDKGEDPGSCKRPYVCGHCFKRFTHQSNLLVHQRIHTGDRSYRCQECGKHFTRRTSLMVHLRGHTGEMPYSCVQCGKSFRQQSNLLYHMKSHVMSIEPKVDTSAEHEQPGKLSGQLIGPSGQYVDRENPQLLNTGGERVEESQLRAFQCTHCAKWFPSSHSLLLHQKLHVEQPSTVMHRREIQVPCPINRSLPHNYTENLLLPRQEHDSYPSHFKLSPRAESNCVVGTLNNLESNLIPQTGHSSSFQRVTSHSSEGTSGKGPYHVLGRGRPRKITLLGQGHGQMGAFLGGKAIHRCWKCPRYFNNKSNLIVHLRIHTGEKPFQCWLCEKRFRQQSNLIQHLKNHEDVLGDDLIPRPRKILNKEHPNGKNVQGLGLLQASGSPQPHLGFLPYDRSPMHHNGQLYEAPQTIHLGDIASSTECISNNLDASNSPTSAERTYKCSSCFKTFNHKSNLLVHERIHSGDKTYRCLECGKHFSQRTSLMVHLRTHTGEMPYSCLQCRRRFRQQSNLLYHIKTNTVQGQLNCTPENLPGSPIIPRLEPVVEASMSSNMEASPGPPPSWVHLEASPKNDTPSLEVGKAEYHCPACDKVFTHQSNLLVHQRIHSGERTYHCHECNRQFSQRTSLMIHLRTHTGEMPYSCQCCGKRFRQQSNLLYHLKSHVGQGISIDADQTAEYAVPRARGRPRKTDSSDTAREKGVAPRGKRTYKCTECPRRYNLMSNLVAHQKSHDLQPLYSCLECGDSFLHQGYLSVHKKQHSKVSTPHHGVQFCWRPNHELMDARSPGTEPERSAVYTQQEK; this is encoded by the exons ATGTCTAAGCCGGATGTTTTATCGATAATGGAAAATGTAGATGAGCCGTTCGGTCAGGAAAACAATCAAGCTAGAGCAAGTCGTGTGGAAA TTTCAGAATGTTGGCCCAGTGGAAGGACAGAAGAACCAAGATCATTTGCTCCCCTTGTTGGAAAGATACCCGAAGAACAATCCACTTCACAAAACAAGCAAACCACACTTATTGTGAATGAAATAGACAACCAAGACAACCATTGGAGGGAAAAGACAGTCCATCCAATCATTTCCCATGAACCAGTATGCCAGACAGACAGTGGTTCAGTCGAATATAGTTTCCCGGCTGAACAAAGTACACCAACATCACTGCCTCTTATGGAAAAGGCAGGAAGCAGAGAAGAGGACATTGTGGAGCAAGCAGCACAAGGTGCAAAAATTACTGGAACAGGAGAGGATGCTAGTGCACCACTGGTGCTTCATGGGGTTTCTTCAATGCCAAGCAGTTTTAGTAAACCTGAAAAAGGAGATGCAGTAGCTTCCAGGCCTCACGGATGGTCTAACATTGGCCATCAAAGCAAGACCATGGAGACAGGTAGAAGAAAAGAGAATGAACCAGCAGAACAGCCAAACCAGAGATTCTGGGGTCTTTTTCAGTGCTCCTTCTGCAATTTTGTTTTTCAAGATCTTTCTGAACTTCTTCAACACCAAGAAACCCATAACCAGGAGAAGTTCCAGGGCATTGGAAATGAAGTGTCCCGCCCTGATTCTCAACAACAACAGCCTGTGTTGGAGTGGAGAAGGTACCGCTGCATAGTGTGCGATAAGACTTTCTGCAAACAGTCCTCGCTGGTCACACACTTACGTATACATACTGGCGAGAAACCATTTTCTTGTCACGTATGTAGACGAAAATTTAATCAGCGTACAAGTCTCACTGTCCATTTACGCACCCATACAGGGGAGGCACCATTTCCCTGTAACAGGTGTAACAGAAGTTTTCGACAACAGTCCAATCTCACCCACCACATGAAGAGTCATCAGAGAACTGAAGATGTTGATGGAGCTGAGTGGAGCGAAGAGAACACAGCTCCTGGTATCCCATTCATGTATCTGATATCTGAAGCAGATGACAGTAACAGCGAAGTATGGGGCAGCAAGGTTCCCTTTATTAAGAACGATAAGGGAGAAGATCCTGGTTCTTGTAAAAGGCCCTATGTTTGCGGCCATTGTTTCAAACGATTTACGCATCAGTCCAACCTCCTGGTCCACCAACGCATTCACACAGGAGACCGATCTTACCGTTGCCAAGAATGTGGCAAACATTTTACCCGTAGAACCAGCTTGATGGTGCATCTCCGGGGCCATACAGGAGAGATGCCTTATTCCTGTGTACAGTGCGGAAAAAGTTTTCGCCAACAGTCGAACCTCCTCTACCATATGAAAAGTCATGTGATGTCAATTGAGCCCAAAGTGGACACCTCTGCAGAACATGAACAGCCTGGGAAGCTCTCTGGGCAGCTAATAGGGCCATCTGGACAATATGTAGATCGAGAGAATCCACAATTATTAAATACTGGTGGGGAGAGAGTTGAAGAAAGCCAATTGAGAGCTTTTCAGTGTACCCACTGTGCTAAATGGTTCCCGAGTTCACACAGCCTTCTATTGCACCAAAAACTTCATGTGGAACAACCTAGCACTGTCATGCATCGTAGAGAAATACAGGTCCCATGTCCTATTAATAGGAGCCTTCCACATAATTACACTGAAAACTTGCTGTTACCTCGCCAAGAGCATGATAGCTATCCATCACATTTCAAGCTATCTCCCCGAGCAGAAAGCAACTGTGTTGTGGGGACATTGAACAATCTAGAATCCAACCTTATTCCACAAACTGGACATAGCTCTAGTTTTCAGAGAGTCACGAGTCACAGTTCAGAGGGAACATCTGGTAAAGGTCCTTACCATGTTCTAGGAAGAGGAAGACCAAGGAAAATCACCTTGCTAGGACAGGGCCATGGCCAGATGGGAGCATTTTTGGGTGGGAAAGCAATACACAGGTGTTGGAAGTGCCCTCGTTATTTTAACAACAAGTCAAATTTAATTGTTCACTTGCGTATTCATACTGGGGAAAAACCTTTTCAGTGTTGGCTCTGCGAGAAAAGATTTAGACAGCAGTCAAATCTGATTCAGCACCTCAAGAATCACGAAGATGTTCTTGGAGACGATCTTATACCACGTCCAAGGAAGATCTTAAATAAGGAACATCCAAATGGAAAAAATGTTCAGGGTTTAGGCTTGCTTCAGGCCTCGGGCTCTCCTCAGCCTCATTTGGGTTTCCTTCCTTACGATAGAAGCCCCATGCATCACAATGGTCAGCTCTACGAGGCCCCTCAAACCATACACCTAGGTGATATAGCATCTAGTACAGAGTGTATATCTAACAATTTAGATGCCAGTAACTCACCAACATCGGCTGAAAGGACATACAAATGCAGCAGCTGCTTTAAAACATTTAATCACAAATCCAATCTTTTGGTCCATGAGCGTATCCACTCAGGAGATAAGACTTACCGTTGCCTGGAGTGTGGCAAGCACTTTAGCCAGCGGACCAGCCTGATGGTACATTTAAGAACTCATACAGGTGAGATGCCGTACTCTTGCCTTCAATGCCGGAGACGTTTCCGTCAGCAGTCTAATTTGCTTTATCATATAAAGACAAACACAGTTCAAGGGCAGCTAAATTGCACACCAGAAAATCTGCCAGGTTCCCCAATTATTCCTAGGCTAGAGCCAGTGGTTGAAGCTAGTATGAGTTCCAACATGGAGGCTTCCCCTGGGCCTCCACCTTCCTGGGTGCATTTAGAAGCCAGTCCTAAAAATGATACCCCATCATTAGAGGTCGGAAAAGCCGAGTACCACTGTCCTGCTTGTGACAAAGTTTTTACTCATCAATCAAACCTCCTAGTTCACCAGAGGATCCATTCCGGAGAGCGTACGTACCACTGCCATGAGTGCAACCGCCAGTTCAGTCAACGTACCAGCCTAATGATCCACTTGCGTACCCATACTGGGGAAATGCCCTATTCCTGCCAGTGTTGTGGAAAGCGGTTTCGCCAGCAGTCAAaccttttgtatcatttgaaaAGCCACGTAGGGCAGGGCATTTCCATTGACGCTGATCAAACTGCAGAGTATGCAGTTCCCAGGGCAAGAGGCCGTCCCCGTAAAACCGACTCGAGTGACACAGCAAGAGAAAAAGGAGTTGCACCCCGTGGCAAGCGTACATACAAGTGCACAGAATGCCCCAGGCGCTATAACCTTATGTCTAATCTGGTTGCTCACCAGAAGTCACATGACCTACAGCCTTTGTATAGCTGCTTGGAATGTGGAGACAGCTTCCTTCATCAGGGTTACCTTTCTGTCCACAAGAAGCAGCACTCCAAGGTTAGCACTCCTCATCATGGAGTGCAGTTCTGCTGGAGACCAAACCATGAGTTGATGGATGCTCGAAGCCCAGGTACAGAGCCAGAGAGAAGTGCTGTATATACACAGCAGGAAAAGTAG